The Halobacteriovorax sp. DA5 genome segment ATAACCGTAGCCACCAAATACTTGTACAGCATCAGTTGCTACTTTCATAAACATATCAGCGGCTTTAGCTTTTGAGTATGATGAAAGTTCTGGATTTGGTTTTCCATTATCAATTGACCACGCAGCCTTTTGAACAAGTAGTCGAGCTGCTTCAATTTCAATTCCCATGTCGGCGATCATCATTTGAATGGCCTGATGACGAGATAGTGGAACACCAAATTGTACTCTCTCCCCAGCATACTTAACCGCATGATCCATAGCACATTGAGCTCCACCTACTGCGGAACTCGCAACCATAGGTCTAGAGTGATTTAATGTTGCCATTGCAATTGGCCAACCTTGACCAAGACCACCTAAAATATTCTCTTTTGGAACTTTTACGTTTGTAAAAGTCACTGCTCTAGTATCAGAACAACGATGTCCCATTTTATTTTCTTTTTCACCAAGCTCAATTCCCTCGGACTTTCCATCAATAACAAGTGCCGTAATACCTTTGTGCTTAAGTGTTGTATCAGTTGTTGCATAGACAACAAAAAGATCTGCATATCCTGCATTTGTGATCCACATCTTATTTCCATTTAATAAGTAGTGATCTCCACTTTCTTTTATAGTTGTTTTGATACCCGCTGCATCTGACCCATAGCCTGGTTCTGTTAAGCAGAAAGCTGCAATTTTATAATCTTCAGTAAAAGGAGTTAAAAATCTCTTTTTTTGTTCTTCATTCCCACCAATAACAATTGGTAGAAGTGCAAGATCATTTGCCATGATTGCGGTATTCATTCCTAGACAGCCATAGGCAAGAGCTTCAGTAATGATCATTGAATCAATAGTAGAAAAACCTGCACCACCATATTCAGCTGGAATACAAGTATTAACTAAACCAAGCTCCCAAGCTTTGCGAAGAATGTCCAAAGGCATCTGTGCCTTTTCATCATATTCGCCAGCTTTAGGCATCATCTCATTTTTTGCAAATTTCATTGCAAGTTCACGAATTTCTTTTTGCTCGGAAGTTAATTCAAAGTTGATCATGATGGAACCTATTGTTCTAAAGATAATGTGACATTATTATAGATAGTTTTTCAGTATTTAGTAAATAGGTAATAAAGGCTTAAGATAGTGTAATAAAACACCTTGGTACTATTTGAGTGGTGTTGCATCATTATGCTTCAATTCAGCAATTTCAAAATATGATTTGTATTCGCTATAGCTCGGTAAATCCTTCAAGGGCTCGAGCACAAAGCTTCTATTTCTAAATTCTTTATGGGGTATAATTAAGTTCTTTGATTCATATTTTAATTTATCAATAAAAATAATATCGATATCAATCTCTCTAGGGCCCCAGTGATAGCGTCGTTTGCGACCAAGTTTATTTTCGATTTCTTTTGCTATGTGCAAAAGAGCTTCTGGCTCTATGTTTTGGGATGTCTCAATTTCAAGAGCAATATTATAAAAATTTGGCTGATCTTGTGGCCCGTATGGTGGGGTTTCGAAAATCCTACTAATAAATGATTTGGCATCTAGGGCCAATTCGATTTCTTTAGTTGCGCTAAGAAGAATCTCTTCTTTATTATTTAAATTTGAGCCGAGACTGAAGATTATTTTCATTAGTTCGAAGACTTTTTAGATTCTTTTTTTGAATCTTCATCTGAGCTTTTAGATTTAAGCTGTGACTTAGGTCTTAGTACTTTTTTATTTTGCTCAATGAATGAAGGAAAGTTATCATTCTTTGGCTTGGGAGCAGTTTTTACACCACAAGAAGTTAGTGCAAAAGTAGTAAAAAATAATAAAAACTTAGAACTCAAGTGCAAGACCTACTCCCATTACATCTGTTCCAATATCAACCCTTAAAAACCATCCAGGTACTAATCTTTTAAATCCTGTTGCACCAAAAACAAACTCATCTTGCTCAACACTTGCAACGAGGTCAAGTTCTCTTTGGGCTTGGTCTGAACCAACTTTAGAAACGTCACCAGCACCAGGACTATCAGCAGTTGCAAATTTATATCCAACATATGGCATAAATACTGTGTATAAAGGACCTTCAAATGAGTACTTTGCTCTGAAGATATACTGATTTACTGCTGTATCTATATCATCTGCAGGGAAAGCACGAATAAGATGACGACCAATAAAGCCTTCGATCCAAATATTTTTTTCAACTTGAAAAGACCATGCGGCATTATATTGAGTATTTGTATCTTGCTTTCCGGCAGTGTTAAATCCATCCACAAGACCGATACCAACAGAGGCGATATTATCATTTTTAATGACACCTGTTTGTTGACTTTCATCACCATACAAGTCTTCCTCTAGTAATGTCGTATCATCATAAAGAGATTCTGAATCAGTGATTTTAAATTGATCATCTTGATTGTCAGCGGGCTTACCGTAAGCTGAGTCATCGCCACGTAAGATTTGAACATCTTGGTTTACAAAGAAATTTTTAAATAATTCTTCATCGTACACTTTTGTGACTTTAACAGCTGCTTGATTCTCTTCTTGTTTCGGAACAACTCCACGTGCAACAGGTACCTTATTTATTAAGATAGTAATGTAGTCACCTTTTGCGAAGCTATCTTGACTATTACTGACAAGAATAATTCTTTTGGTTCCAGAAATTTTCAATAGCTTTTCATTAGCTAGTTCAAAATTAGCTGCATTTGAGAAATCATTAACCGCACTTTGAGAAAGAGCAGTAGTTGATAAAAATAGTAAGAATAGGATCATTATATTCTTCATACGGAAAAATTGTACATCGCATGAAGAAATTAGTCTAGGCGGTTAAAATTTAAATATCTATTTAAAAGTAACCGAAGGGAATTACATATAATTGTTACTATTTAAAAGGGGTAATATACCATGAAGAAGATATTCTTATTATTATTAGTTTCGGCACTAACTTTCACTTCATGTTCAAACAATGAAAAGAAAGAAGGGGAAGTAGCAGCGGCTGAACAATCTGAAGAGATTTCAATTGATGATTCTGACTTCGTTGTTGATGCGAATGAAGATCTAAATCAACTAGAAGAAGCAACAATGCAACCGACCGATGAATCAGTTGCTGTTCTTGGAAGTGAAGCACCATCACCAACAGATGAAATTCTTCTTGAAGAAAATGTAGCTTTAGAAAAAGATGTTATTGTAACTGCATCTGATTACTATGAAGTTCAAAAAGGTGAAACACTAATGTGGATTGCTTTTAAGCTATATGGTGACTATAGAAAGTGGCGTGATATCCAAGCGATGAATCAAGAAGCTTTAGCCGATGGTCTTCAAGCAGGAGATAAAATCAAATATCAAAGTGGACAATTTAATTGGAATCCAGTTGGACTACCTCACTTAATTAGAAGAGGAGAAACACTTGGTGTTATTTCTCAAGATAAGTATGGAACACCGGCCAAGTGGAGATCAATCTGGGATAATAATAGAGATATGATTAAAGATCCAAATCTAATCTTTGCAGGTTTTACACTTTATTATGTTCCTGAGGAAAGAGATGTTGCTTCCGAGTCTATGTAATTCATGTATAATAGATTAATTATATAAAGCTCTCATAACGAGAGCTTTTTTATTTTTTACCTAATAGAAGATGAAAATTTTAATTCTACTAACACTATTTAGTTTCACGTCTTGTACTTATCTTTATAAAAAAGATAATGATTATCCATACAACTATCAGGATACGTTTACATCTCAAGATTATCTGACGCACCTTGAAGGAATAGCAGAACTTTTCATCAAAAATAATAAGGTAAGAAAGCCAAATAGAAGATCATTACGATACTTGAATACAATTGCAAAAGAACTTTATTTAAATAATCAAGGGCTCTTTCAAAAAGACGATTTTGGTATCAATTTTTATATTGTTGATGACAATAGGAATTTCTACTTCTCCCTTCCAAAAAATAACGTTTTTATGTCTCGTGGTTTACTTAAAAATTATATGAATAGTGAGAATATTTTCGTGGCCGTTCTCTTAGGAGAATTGATAAGAAGTAAAATTGGCATCTATGAGAAGAAAAAACTGATTCCACTAAATTCTTACACTATCGATGATATGATTCGTATTAATAATTTAGACTTGAATGCTAAAAGAGACTTAAATAATTTGGTCTACGAAGTATTGATCAAATCTGGATACGATCCAGAGGCACGACTTCTTTGGCTCCAGACTCTAAACCGTCAATCGATTAGTTTTAGTGTGCAAGGTGTACACTCACATGAGCTTTCGAAAGAAGAATTTTTACTTAAAAATTATATGGTTAATAGTGGAGAGGATGAGAATTTAATTTTTGAAAAAAACTCATCTCGTCTATTCTATTATTTCAAAGAAAGTATCTAAAGAGTAAATAGGATGAATAAAGAATCAATTGTAAATAAGTTAGAAAATGTTGGTTATTATACTGAAGATAGTAAACTGCAGAAATTGTCAGGTGATGCTTCTAGCCGTGAGTACTATCGTTTAAATCACGAGAATAATACATATGTAGTGTGTGTTGAGATTTCAAATGGCCAACAAAGTTGTGACTTCAACACTGTCACAAATAATATTTTAAGTGATATTAAAACACCTAAGATTCTATTCTACGATCCTGAGTTTTCAATCCTTATTCTAGAAGATATTGGAAGTATTTCGTTAAAAGATTTTTATCTTTCTTCAGGACTTTCTAAGCATGTAGAAGCTGTAGGCGATATTAAAAAATATCAAAATATGCCACTTGAGTTTTGCATGGGAAGAGACTTTGATCGTGAAAAAATTGGTTTCGAATTTGATTTAGCATGCAATTATTTTCTACAGCAACATTTAGGAGTTGAACTAAATAATGATGAAAGTTTACTTCTTAAAGAAGTGAGAGAATACATCATTAACTATTATGAATCTCATAAGGAAGTTGTTTGTCATCGCGATTATCACTCAAATAATCTTTATGTTAAGGATGGTGTTCTATTCCATATTGACTATCAAGACATGAGGGTTGGCCCAAAAATGTATGATTTAGTTTCACTTGTGGACGACTGTTATATTAATTTCTCTGACGCCGAGAAAGAGAAGTTATTATTAAGTTATGATAATGACTTTTATAATAAGTACAAAAATGATTATCATATTGTGCAAATTCAAAGAACTTTTAAGGCCCTTGGAAGTTTCGCCTATTTAAATATCGATAAAAAGAAAGATAATTACCTACAATTCATCCCTGTAAACTTAGAGAAGCTCATTAATACTTGTAAAACGAGTACAATTGAAAAGTTTAATGATTTCGCAAAAATTTTAGAGCGAGGTTTGAATGATTAAAACTTGCTTTATTGCTAGTGCTGGTTTTGGCACACGCATGGGAAATCTAGGAAAAATAATACCTAAACCTTTATGGCCATTTTTCAATCTACGTCTGCTGGATTTACAAGTAGCTTATGCAAAAATGTTAGGTTGTAATAATATCTATATAAATTCTCACCATTGTCATGACGAAATGCTAGTTTGGGCAAAAGATAAGGATGTTGTCTTACTACATGAACCAGATATCTTAGGTAGCGGTGGCTGTATTCATAATTTGAAGAAGCATATTGATGATGAGGTTATATTCATTATTAATTCTGATCAATTTTATTTTTTTGATTTTGAGCAGATTCAAAATGATGTTGAACGAATGTTATCTGCTAATGCGATTGCTCACTTATATGCAATTGAAGTTGATAAAGATGCTTCTTACAACGAGACTAAAGTTATTGATGGAAAGCTTACAAGTATTTCACCTCATGATGCTGATCGTAATTATTTAACTTACTCAGGTGTTGGTATATTAGATTTAAGAAAGATTCCACTGGTTGAAGGTGAATCATCTTTCTTCAAAACGGTAGCGGACTATAATAATAAAACAGTCCATATGAGCCTTCCTAAAAACCCAGTGTTTCTCGACTTGGGTACACTGGACAAGTATATTGATGTAATTTCAGACCTTGAAAAGCTTCCAGCTGTGGTTAAAAAATTTGTTGCCTCTATCGAGGAACTTGAAGGAACTGATTTTAGATCGACATCGATAATGGATTGGCTTGGTGTTCGATTTGATTTCGATTCGAGAATTATTACTTATAAGGAAAAAGATTATTCTTTCTGAGTAACTTCTTTTATACAGTCGACAGGGCAAACAAGTATACATGCGTTACACAACGTACAGGCCCAAGGTTCTATTGTGTACTTACCTTTATCCATAAAAATTGCCTTTTCTGGACAGATAAGCCTGCAGTTATCACACTCTATACAACGTGAA includes the following:
- a CDS encoding acyl-CoA dehydrogenase family protein encodes the protein MNFELTSEQKEIRELAMKFAKNEMMPKAGEYDEKAQMPLDILRKAWELGLVNTCIPAEYGGAGFSTIDSMIITEALAYGCLGMNTAIMANDLALLPIVIGGNEEQKKRFLTPFTEDYKIAAFCLTEPGYGSDAAGIKTTIKESGDHYLLNGNKMWITNAGYADLFVVYATTDTTLKHKGITALVIDGKSEGIELGEKENKMGHRCSDTRAVTFTNVKVPKENILGGLGQGWPIAMATLNHSRPMVASSAVGGAQCAMDHAVKYAGERVQFGVPLSRHQAIQMMIADMGIEIEAARLLVQKAAWSIDNGKPNPELSSYSKAKAADMFMKVATDAVQVFGGYGYSKEYPVEKIMRDAKLIQIYEGTSQIQRLVIAKEIFTRS
- the folK gene encoding 2-amino-4-hydroxy-6-hydroxymethyldihydropteridine diphosphokinase → MKIIFSLGSNLNNKEEILLSATKEIELALDAKSFISRIFETPPYGPQDQPNFYNIALEIETSQNIEPEALLHIAKEIENKLGRKRRYHWGPREIDIDIIFIDKLKYESKNLIIPHKEFRNRSFVLEPLKDLPSYSEYKSYFEIAELKHNDATPLK
- a CDS encoding LysM peptidoglycan-binding domain-containing protein encodes the protein MKKIFLLLLVSALTFTSCSNNEKKEGEVAAAEQSEEISIDDSDFVVDANEDLNQLEEATMQPTDESVAVLGSEAPSPTDEILLEENVALEKDVIVTASDYYEVQKGETLMWIAFKLYGDYRKWRDIQAMNQEALADGLQAGDKIKYQSGQFNWNPVGLPHLIRRGETLGVISQDKYGTPAKWRSIWDNNRDMIKDPNLIFAGFTLYYVPEERDVASESM
- a CDS encoding phosphotransferase: MNKESIVNKLENVGYYTEDSKLQKLSGDASSREYYRLNHENNTYVVCVEISNGQQSCDFNTVTNNILSDIKTPKILFYDPEFSILILEDIGSISLKDFYLSSGLSKHVEAVGDIKKYQNMPLEFCMGRDFDREKIGFEFDLACNYFLQQHLGVELNNDESLLLKEVREYIINYYESHKEVVCHRDYHSNNLYVKDGVLFHIDYQDMRVGPKMYDLVSLVDDCYINFSDAEKEKLLLSYDNDFYNKYKNDYHIVQIQRTFKALGSFAYLNIDKKKDNYLQFIPVNLEKLINTCKTSTIEKFNDFAKILERGLND
- a CDS encoding sugar phosphate nucleotidyltransferase encodes the protein MIKTCFIASAGFGTRMGNLGKIIPKPLWPFFNLRLLDLQVAYAKMLGCNNIYINSHHCHDEMLVWAKDKDVVLLHEPDILGSGGCIHNLKKHIDDEVIFIINSDQFYFFDFEQIQNDVERMLSANAIAHLYAIEVDKDASYNETKVIDGKLTSISPHDADRNYLTYSGVGILDLRKIPLVEGESSFFKTVADYNNKTVHMSLPKNPVFLDLGTLDKYIDVISDLEKLPAVVKKFVASIEELEGTDFRSTSIMDWLGVRFDFDSRIITYKEKDYSF
- a CDS encoding DUF362 domain-containing protein — translated: MDYYLEISSRCIECDNCRLICPEKAIFMDKGKYTIEPWACTLCNACILVCPVDCIKEVTQKE